One stretch of Columba livia isolate bColLiv1 breed racing homer chromosome 29, bColLiv1.pat.W.v2, whole genome shotgun sequence DNA includes these proteins:
- the LOC110356432 gene encoding transmembrane protein 198-like isoform X1: MASPGAMEPSVLPCAPEPRPSYEPVPAALCALGSVFGLVCGCFGYRCFKATMFLSGLLFGSTVIFLLCRQERELQLSLEASATVTAAIGLLCGLLTVLLRAVGLFATGLLLGLLVATAALVTVLPPPPSPWVTAGMLLGLALLCALLALRWPKAVTILATAAFGAAVVVVCADYLAEGLALVAHITARLQLAPAQALCWHGWLLLGAWPVLSVLGVLLQWRVTASGFSHRDAPHSRWQRPQQPELKCRQNPAPSKGTHRCRPPPVTRQVGDALPLGSGGPGGAAPGPDGPR, from the exons ATGGCCAG CCCCGGAGCCATGGAGCCCAGTGTCCTCCCCTGCGCCCCGGAGCCGCGACCCTCGTATGAGCCCGTCCCTGCCGCCCTCTGTGCCCTCGGGAGCGTCTTCGGGCTGGTCTGCGGCTGCTTCG GCTACCGCTGCTTCAAGGCCACCATGTTCCTGTCAGGGCTACTCTTCGGCTCCACCGTCATCTTTCTCCTGTGCCGGCAggagcgggagctgcagctgagccTGGAGGCCAGCGCCACTGTCACTGCGGCCATCGGGCTGCTGTGCGGGCTGCTCACCGTGCTGCTCCGCGCTGTCGGGCTCTTTGCcactgggctgctgctggggctgctcgtgGCCACCGCCGCGCTGGTCACGGTGCTGCCACCACCGCCGAGCCCCTGGGTGACGGcggggatgctgctggggctggcgcTGCTCTGCGCCCTCCTGGCGCTGCGCTGGCCCAAGGCTGTCACCATCCTGGCCACTGCTGCCTTTGGCGCTGCTGTTGTGGTTGTGTGTGCAGATTACCTGGCTGAGGGGCTGGCGCTGGTGGCCCACATCACAGCACGGCTGCAGCTGGCGCCGGCGCAGGCACTGTGTTGGCAcgggtggctgctgctgggtgccTGGCCTGTGCTCAGCGTCCTCggtgtcctgctgcagtggCGGGTGACGGCCAGTGGCTTCTCCCATCGTGACG CCCCCCACAGCCGGTGGCAGCGGCCGCAGCAGCCAGAGCTCAAGTGCAGGCAGAACCCGGCCCCCTCCAAGGGCACTCACCGCTGCCGACCTCCCCCAGTGACACGCCAGGTGGGCGACGCACTGCCCCTGGGGagtgggggtcctgggggggccGCGCCAGGGCCTGACGGGCCACGCTGA
- the LOC110356432 gene encoding transmembrane protein 198-like isoform X2: protein MEPSVLPCAPEPRPSYEPVPAALCALGSVFGLVCGCFGYRCFKATMFLSGLLFGSTVIFLLCRQERELQLSLEASATVTAAIGLLCGLLTVLLRAVGLFATGLLLGLLVATAALVTVLPPPPSPWVTAGMLLGLALLCALLALRWPKAVTILATAAFGAAVVVVCADYLAEGLALVAHITARLQLAPAQALCWHGWLLLGAWPVLSVLGVLLQWRVTASGFSHRDAPHSRWQRPQQPELKCRQNPAPSKGTHRCRPPPVTRQVGDALPLGSGGPGGAAPGPDGPR, encoded by the exons ATGGAGCCCAGTGTCCTCCCCTGCGCCCCGGAGCCGCGACCCTCGTATGAGCCCGTCCCTGCCGCCCTCTGTGCCCTCGGGAGCGTCTTCGGGCTGGTCTGCGGCTGCTTCG GCTACCGCTGCTTCAAGGCCACCATGTTCCTGTCAGGGCTACTCTTCGGCTCCACCGTCATCTTTCTCCTGTGCCGGCAggagcgggagctgcagctgagccTGGAGGCCAGCGCCACTGTCACTGCGGCCATCGGGCTGCTGTGCGGGCTGCTCACCGTGCTGCTCCGCGCTGTCGGGCTCTTTGCcactgggctgctgctggggctgctcgtgGCCACCGCCGCGCTGGTCACGGTGCTGCCACCACCGCCGAGCCCCTGGGTGACGGcggggatgctgctggggctggcgcTGCTCTGCGCCCTCCTGGCGCTGCGCTGGCCCAAGGCTGTCACCATCCTGGCCACTGCTGCCTTTGGCGCTGCTGTTGTGGTTGTGTGTGCAGATTACCTGGCTGAGGGGCTGGCGCTGGTGGCCCACATCACAGCACGGCTGCAGCTGGCGCCGGCGCAGGCACTGTGTTGGCAcgggtggctgctgctgggtgccTGGCCTGTGCTCAGCGTCCTCggtgtcctgctgcagtggCGGGTGACGGCCAGTGGCTTCTCCCATCGTGACG CCCCCCACAGCCGGTGGCAGCGGCCGCAGCAGCCAGAGCTCAAGTGCAGGCAGAACCCGGCCCCCTCCAAGGGCACTCACCGCTGCCGACCTCCCCCAGTGACACGCCAGGTGGGCGACGCACTGCCCCTGGGGagtgggggtcctgggggggccGCGCCAGGGCCTGACGGGCCACGCTGA